DNA from Sphingomonas sp. R1:
CTGCAGGTGCTGCTCAACGGCAGCCAGGTTGCGCCGCTCGGCACCAAGGTCGAAGTGGTGGAGGCGGAGCTGACCTCGGCCGCGCTGAGGGCGCGCAGCCAGCCAGCGGCGACGCCGTCGCCCGTCCCGAGCGCGGCATCCGCCGACCCCGCCCCGACGCGGGCCCGGACACCCCGCCGCCGGCTCGGCGAGCGTGCGCCCGACAGCGTCGACTACGCCACCACCCCGTCTGCTCCCGCGGGCGGCTCGACGCCGGCTGGCGACACGCCGAACCCCTGAGGGGCTGGCGTGAGCGGGCGCCGCTTGGCTATAGCGGCGCCACGCCTCCGTTCCCCGGGGGGCGCTGAGGGATTATCGACGATGCGTATTGCTCTCGCAGCGGCACTTGCCTTTGCCGCATTCGGCTTCAACGGCGCCGCAATGGCGCAGGCCCAGGACGGCAATGTCGGCCCGCGCGTCGACAAGCTGGAGCGCGAGATGCGCGCCGTGCAGCGCAAGGTGTTTCCCGGCGGCGCCGGCATGACGGTGGAGCCGCAGATTACCCAGCAGGTCGACACCACGCCGCCGGGCGTGCCCGCGACCACCCCGCTGGCCGATCTCACCCAGCGTGTCGCCGCGCTGGAAAGCCAGATCCAGACAATGACCGGCCAGATCGAGCAGAACCAGTATCGCATGCGCCAGCTGGAAGAAGCGTTCGGCGCGTACAAGGCGGCGACGGACGCGCGCCTCAAGACGCTGGAGACGCCGCCGGTCTCGACCGATGCGCCGCCGACCGACGGCGACGTGGCCGCCTCGGGCGATTCCGCGCCTGCCCCCGTCAAGGCCTCTGGCGATCGGGCGGCGAAGGTCGCGTCCGTCCAGAAGCCGAGCAGCGGCGATGCCGGCGAGGATCTTTACCTCTACGGCTTCCGCCTCTGGCAGGCCAAATTCTATCCCGAAGCGGCCAAGGTGCTTGAGCAATACAAGGCCAAGTTCCCCACCGGCAAGCGTGGCAGCTTCGCGCGCAACCTGCTCGGCCGTGCCTATCTCGACGACAACAAGCCCAGCCTGGCCGCGGTCGCGCTCTACGAGAACTACACCAAGGATCCGAACGGCGAGCGTGCGCCGGACAGCCTCTACTACCTCGCCCAGGCGCTGGTGAAGCTGAAGAAGCCCGCAAGCGAGGTCTGCAAGGTCTATGACGAGCTGGACAAGGTCTATGGCTCGTCGCTTTCAGCCGAGATGAAGACGGGCGTCGCCAGGGGCCGTGCGGATCAGCGCTGCAAGTGACGCGCCGCTGATCGGCGGCCCGGCGGGCGCGGACGTCGCCCGCTTCCTCGCCGACTGGCTGGCACTGGCGGGGCGGCGGCCTGGGCCAGAAATGCGATTGGGTATCGCGGTCTCTGGCGGAACGGACAGCCTTGCGCTGCTGCTGCTCGCCCGCGCCGCCTTTCCCGATGCCGTGGCAGCGGCCACCGTCGATCATGGCCTGCGACCGGAATCGGCGCAGGAAGCTGCCTTTGTCGGATCGGTCTGCGCCCGGATCGGCGTGCCGCACACCATCCTGCCGCCGCGGCCCGCAATGCTGGCGGGTGGCAATCTCCAGGATCGCGCGCGGGCGATGCGCTATCGCTGCCTCGGCGATTGGGCAGTGGCGGTCGGCGCGCCCTGGGTGGCGGTGGCACACCAGCAGGACGATGTCGCCGAGACCTTCCTGCTGCGCGCCCGACGCGGCGCGGGGCTGGGCGGGCTGGCCGCGATGCTGCCCCGCCGCCCGCTGGGGAAGGGCAAGACAGCGCCGCTGCTGATGCGTCCGCTGCTCGGCTGGACCCGGGCCGAACTCGCCGCGCAGGTAGCGGCGGCTGGGATCGAGGCCGTCGAGGATCCGTCCAACCTCCATCCGCGCTTCGATCGCAGCCGGATGCGGCGGCTGCTCGGCGAGACCCCCGAACTGCCTCCGGCGCGACTTGCGCTCGCCGCCGCCAACCTGCGGGATGCGGAGGCAGCGCTGGCCTGGGCCGCCGAGCGGGAATGGGCGGCGCGCGTCGAAGCCGACAGCGGGCAGGTGGTGCTCGACCTTGCCGAGCTGCCGCACGAGCTGCGCCGCCGCCTCGTCGCTCGCGCGTTGCGCACGGTGGCGGAGGCGCCGCCCCCGCGCGGTTCCGGGCTTGACCGGCTGATCGCCGCGGTCGATGCCGGGCAGGTAGCGACATTGGCCGGAGTCGTGGTGCGGCCGGGCCCCCGCTGGCGCTTCGCGCCGGCCCCTCCGCACCGATCACCGTGATCGACGTTGTTCCATTGTCATTAACGCCGCCATGCCTATCTTAGGGCTGGAAAGGTACCGGGTACACGATGAGCGAAAACGGCAAGCAGCAAGGTCCTGAAAACGGGGGTAACAATCCCTGGATGAAGAGCCTGCTCATTTGGGTGGGAATTCTTGCAGCCCTGGCGCTGTTCGTAACCTTGTTCGACACCCGCACCGCGCAGCCTGCGGGCAACGCGATCCCCTATTCGACCTTCCTCGACAAGGTGCAGTCCGGCGACGTCAAGGACGTCAACATCTCGGTCGGCTCCGGCGTCATCACCGGCACCACCAGCGAGGGCAAGTTCCGCACGAACAATCCGGGCGACGCCAAGCTCGTCGAAACGCTGCGCGCCAAGGGCGTGGTGATCAACGCGCGTCCCGAGGACCAGCCTTCGATCTGGCAGTATATCCTGGTCCAGTCGCTGCCCTTCCTGCTCTTCCTCGGCATCGCCTTCTTCGTGCTGCGCCAGATGCAGAAGAATTCGGGCTCCGGCGCGATGGGCTTCGGCAAGAGCCGCGCCCGCCTGCTGACGCAGAAGGAAGGCAAGGTCACGTTTGACGACGTCGCCGGCATCGACGAAGCGCGCGAGGAGCTGCAGGAGATCGTCGAGTTCCTCAAGGACCCGTCGAAGTTTGCACGCCTGGGCGGCAAGATCCCCAAGGGCGCGCTGCTGGTCGGCTCGCCCGGTACCGGCAAGACGCTGCTCGCCCGCGCGATCGCCGGCGAGGCGGGCGTGCCCTTCTTCACCATTTCGGGTTCGGACTTCGTCGAGATGTTCGTCGGCGTCGGCGCCAGCCGCGTGCGCGACATGTTCGAGCAGGCCAAGAAGTCGGCGCCGTGCATCGTCTTCATCGACGAGATCGACGCGGTCGGACGTTCGCGCGGCGCGGGTCTGGGCAACCAGAATGACGAGCGCGAGCAGACGCTGAACCAGCTGCTGGTCGAGATGGACGGCTTCGAGGCCAATGAGGGCATCATCATCGTCGCCGCGACCAACCGCCCCGACGTGCTCGATCCGGCGCTGCTCCGTCCGGGCCGCTTCGACCGCCAGGTGCAGGTGCCGCGCCCCGATATCGAGGGCCGCGTGAAGATCCTGCAGGTCCATATGAAGAAGGTGCCGATCGCACCCGACGTGGATGCCCGCGTCATCGCGCGCGGCACGCCGGGTTTCTCGGGTGCCGATCTAGCCAACTTGGTCAACGAGGCGGCGCTGCTCGCGGCCCGTCGCGGCAAGCGGCTGGTGGCGGCGCAGGAATTCGACGACGCCCGCGACAAGGTGCTGATGGGTGCCGAGCGCCGCTCCATGGTGATGACCGACGACGAGAAGCGGATGACCGCCTATCACGAAGCCGGCCACGCCCTGGTGTTCGCGCACGAGCCGACTGCCGATCCGATCCATAAGGCAACGATCATCCCGCGCGGCTTTGCCCTCGGCATGGTGCAGCCGCTGCCGGAGCGCGATTCGTACAGCTATCACCGCGACAAGATGCATGCCGATATAGCCGTGGCGTTCGGCGGCCGCGTCGCCGAGGAACTGATCTTCGGCTATGACAAGGTGAGCTCGGGCGCCTCGAACGACATCATGCAGGCAACCCGTCTCGCCCGCGCGATGGTCACCAAGTGGGGCCTGTCGGACAATCTCGGCCCGCTCGACTTCTCGGAGAGCGAGGACAGCTTCACCGGCTATTCGGTGCAGCGCGCCAAGCCGATGTCCGACGAGACCGCACGACTGATCGACGCCGAGGTGAAGGCCTTTGTCGAAAAGGGTCTCAACCGCGCCCGCCAGATCCTGGGGGATCATACCGACCAGCTCCACACCATTGCGCTGGCGCTGCTCGAATATGAGACGCTGACCGGCGAGGAGATCAAGAAGCTGATCGCCGGCGAGACGCTGGATCGCGGCGATCCCACGGGTACCCCCGGCATGCCTGCAGTGGGCGGCACGTCGATCCCCAAGACGCGCAAGCTCAAGGATCCGTTCGGCAATCCGGCTCCGCAGGGCGCCTGACGCCCCGGCATTGCTAGGTTCAGCTTCGCTACGATAGAGAGCGCTCCCGGGAATCCTTCCCGGGAGCGTTTTCGTATGCGACGACTGGTTCTGGCTGCCGGTGGACTGATGCTCGTGGCGATGCCCGCCCAGGCGATGAGCGTCGCCGAGTTTCTCGCCAAGGTGAACGCGCTCAAGGCCAAGGGCGCGATGGCGATGTTCTCGTCGGATATCGGACTGCTCAAGCAGGAGATCGAAGGCGCCTCCGCTGCCTATCGCGGCGACCTTGCCGCCGCGGCCGCTGCGGGCAAGAAGCCGAGCAGCTGCCCGCCGCCCAGGGGGCAGGCGAAGATGAGCAGCAACGATCTGATCGCGGCCTTCGAGAAGATCCCGCCGGCGCAGCGCGGCATCAGCGTAAAGGCGGCCTTCGCGACGATGATGGAACGGCGCTTTCCGTGCAAATGATCCTGTAAACATAGGATAGTACTGCTGAAATTCTCGGAACGGCGCCGCTTCCCGCGCGGTTGGTTGGTCGCCGTCCGGCCGTGATCTGCCGGGCGCATCGATCGCACGAAGCGCAAGGAGCGGACCGATGGACTATCGCAA
Protein-coding regions in this window:
- the ftsH gene encoding ATP-dependent zinc metalloprotease FtsH — encoded protein: MSENGKQQGPENGGNNPWMKSLLIWVGILAALALFVTLFDTRTAQPAGNAIPYSTFLDKVQSGDVKDVNISVGSGVITGTTSEGKFRTNNPGDAKLVETLRAKGVVINARPEDQPSIWQYILVQSLPFLLFLGIAFFVLRQMQKNSGSGAMGFGKSRARLLTQKEGKVTFDDVAGIDEAREELQEIVEFLKDPSKFARLGGKIPKGALLVGSPGTGKTLLARAIAGEAGVPFFTISGSDFVEMFVGVGASRVRDMFEQAKKSAPCIVFIDEIDAVGRSRGAGLGNQNDEREQTLNQLLVEMDGFEANEGIIIVAATNRPDVLDPALLRPGRFDRQVQVPRPDIEGRVKILQVHMKKVPIAPDVDARVIARGTPGFSGADLANLVNEAALLAARRGKRLVAAQEFDDARDKVLMGAERRSMVMTDDEKRMTAYHEAGHALVFAHEPTADPIHKATIIPRGFALGMVQPLPERDSYSYHRDKMHADIAVAFGGRVAEELIFGYDKVSSGASNDIMQATRLARAMVTKWGLSDNLGPLDFSESEDSFTGYSVQRAKPMSDETARLIDAEVKAFVEKGLNRARQILGDHTDQLHTIALALLEYETLTGEEIKKLIAGETLDRGDPTGTPGMPAVGGTSIPKTRKLKDPFGNPAPQGA
- the tilS gene encoding tRNA lysidine(34) synthetase TilS — protein: MRISAASDAPLIGGPAGADVARFLADWLALAGRRPGPEMRLGIAVSGGTDSLALLLLARAAFPDAVAAATVDHGLRPESAQEAAFVGSVCARIGVPHTILPPRPAMLAGGNLQDRARAMRYRCLGDWAVAVGAPWVAVAHQQDDVAETFLLRARRGAGLGGLAAMLPRRPLGKGKTAPLLMRPLLGWTRAELAAQVAAAGIEAVEDPSNLHPRFDRSRMRRLLGETPELPPARLALAAANLRDAEAALAWAAEREWAARVEADSGQVVLDLAELPHELRRRLVARALRTVAEAPPPRGSGLDRLIAAVDAGQVATLAGVVVRPGPRWRFAPAPPHRSP